The Streptomyces avermitilis MA-4680 = NBRC 14893 genome contains a region encoding:
- a CDS encoding DUF4188 domain-containing protein: MFAKPVAGRTTAAAEGDVVVLLIGMRINHLWAVHQWLPVFLAMPRMLRELTRDRSRGLLGHVLLTASPRTYYVVQYWESKEKLYAYATSPDMFHHRAWAIINRKERAGKARGHVGLWHETYVAPEGSYESIYADMPPFGLAAAHGVLPVEKRGRRAKDRFAHRSA, translated from the coding sequence ATGTTCGCCAAGCCCGTCGCGGGCCGCACCACCGCAGCCGCCGAGGGGGACGTGGTCGTGCTGCTGATCGGCATGCGCATCAACCACCTCTGGGCCGTGCACCAGTGGCTGCCGGTCTTCCTCGCGATGCCGCGCATGCTGCGCGAGCTGACGCGGGACCGGAGCCGCGGACTGCTCGGCCATGTGCTGCTGACGGCCTCACCGCGGACCTACTACGTGGTCCAGTACTGGGAGTCCAAAGAGAAGCTCTACGCGTACGCGACGTCACCCGACATGTTCCACCACCGGGCCTGGGCGATCATCAACCGCAAGGAGCGCGCGGGAAAGGCGCGCGGGCACGTGGGGCTGTGGCACGAGACGTATGTCGCGCCCGAGGGGTCGTACGAGTCGATCTACGCGGACATGCCGCCCTTCGGGCTTGCGGCCGCGCACGGGGTGCTGCCCGTCGAGAAGCGGGGGCGGCGGGCGAAGGACCGGTTCGCGCACCGGTCCGCCTGA
- the ndgR gene encoding IclR family transcriptional regulator NdgR, with amino-acid sequence MDNSSGVGVLDKAALVLSALESGPATLAGLVAATGLARPTAHRLAVALEHHRMVARDMQGRFILGPRLAELAAAAGEDRLLATAGPVLTHLRDVTGESAQLYRRQGDMRICVAAAERLSGLRDTVPVGSTLTMKAGSSAQILMAWEEPERLHRGLQGARFTATALSGVRRRGWAQSIGEREPGVASVSAPVRGPSNRVVAAVSVSGPIERLTRHPGRMHAQAVIDAAGRLSEALRRTG; translated from the coding sequence ATGGACAACAGTAGCGGCGTCGGCGTGCTGGACAAGGCGGCCCTTGTCCTGAGCGCCCTGGAGTCCGGCCCGGCCACCCTCGCGGGACTGGTGGCAGCGACCGGACTGGCACGGCCCACGGCACATCGCCTGGCCGTGGCACTTGAACACCACCGCATGGTGGCGCGTGACATGCAGGGCCGTTTCATTCTCGGGCCCCGGCTGGCAGAGCTGGCCGCGGCGGCGGGCGAGGACCGTCTGCTGGCGACGGCGGGCCCGGTGCTCACCCACCTCCGGGACGTCACGGGCGAGAGCGCGCAGCTCTATCGCCGCCAGGGCGACATGCGGATCTGCGTCGCCGCGGCCGAGCGCCTGTCGGGCCTCAGGGACACGGTCCCGGTCGGCTCCACGCTCACCATGAAGGCCGGTTCCTCGGCGCAGATCCTGATGGCCTGGGAGGAGCCGGAGCGCCTGCACCGCGGCCTCCAGGGCGCCCGCTTCACGGCGACGGCCCTGTCGGGCGTACGGCGCCGGGGCTGGGCCCAGTCGATCGGCGAGCGCGAGCCGGGTGTCGCGTCCGTCTCCGCCCCCGTACGCGGCCCTTCCAACCGGGTGGTGGCCGCCGTGTCCGTCTCCGGCCCCATCGAGCGTCTGACCCGCCACCCGGGCCGTATGCACGCCCAGGCGGTCATCGACGCCGCCGGGCGCCTGTCCGAGGCCCTGCGCCGCACGGGCTGA
- a CDS encoding MerR family transcriptional regulator produces MRLAELSERSGVPLATIKYYLREGLLAPGRRISATTAEYDEGHLRRLRLVRALIQVGRVPVATAREVLGHVDDDSLGRTIRLGAALWALPQVPEPDEEDENVRAAQHEVDQLLRTLDWTTAQNLSSISPAHRSLVVAVATLRRLGYAWDAELMAPYAQLMHQAAVRDLDFVETHPSEAEKVETAVAAAILFEPVLRALHRLAQEEESARRYGIE; encoded by the coding sequence ATGCGGCTGGCCGAGTTGAGCGAGCGGAGCGGTGTACCCCTCGCGACGATCAAGTACTACCTGCGCGAAGGCCTGTTGGCGCCGGGCCGGCGCATCAGCGCGACCACCGCCGAGTACGACGAGGGCCATCTGCGCCGGCTGCGCCTGGTCCGGGCGCTGATTCAGGTCGGCCGGGTCCCGGTGGCGACGGCCCGGGAGGTCCTGGGGCACGTCGACGACGACTCCCTCGGCCGCACGATCCGGCTGGGAGCGGCCCTGTGGGCGCTGCCGCAGGTTCCGGAGCCGGACGAGGAGGACGAGAACGTCCGGGCCGCGCAGCACGAGGTGGATCAGCTCCTGCGGACGCTGGACTGGACGACCGCCCAGAACCTGAGCAGCATCTCTCCCGCGCATCGTTCGCTGGTCGTGGCCGTGGCCACACTCAGGCGGCTCGGCTACGCCTGGGACGCCGAACTGATGGCGCCGTACGCCCAGTTGATGCATCAGGCGGCCGTCCGGGACCTGGACTTCGTGGAGACCCATCCGTCGGAGGCCGAGAAGGTCGAGACCGCGGTCGCGGCGGCGATCCTCTTCGAACCGGTGCTGCGCGCGTTGCACCGGCTGGCGCAGGAGGAGGAGTCGGCGCGGCGGTACGGCATCGAGTGA